The Clostridium cagae genome has a segment encoding these proteins:
- a CDS encoding HAD family hydrolase, producing MEKFFYGCLLISDMDGTLLNSDGKLSYENKKAIDYFISKGGNFTLATGRIVASAGRFLNDINVTLPVILYNGAKIYDYKNNKIIYEEFIEDYRKDTITLVKRDNPTLGIEIYSEEKVYIYSSCKYTDRFSKLGYEVIYNLPTEAWNKKWTKVIIVGEEDEIDSLEENFIRNYGDGNIIRSGARYLEIVPNNTSKGKAIEKLMDVYNIKSQNLITIGDNMNDIEMIKLADYGFCVRSGAERLINNSKFIAPSNDENAIDYVIKWINKNIIR from the coding sequence ATGGAGAAATTTTTTTATGGATGTTTGTTAATTTCAGATATGGATGGAACATTATTAAATAGTGATGGTAAGTTATCTTATGAGAATAAGAAAGCAATAGATTATTTTATAAGCAAGGGTGGAAATTTTACTTTAGCTACTGGAAGAATAGTTGCATCAGCTGGAAGATTTTTAAATGATATAAATGTTACATTACCAGTAATACTGTATAATGGAGCAAAAATTTATGACTATAAGAACAATAAAATAATTTATGAAGAATTTATAGAGGATTATAGAAAAGATACGATTACTTTAGTAAAAAGGGATAATCCTACTCTTGGAATAGAAATTTATTCTGAGGAAAAAGTATATATTTATTCTTCATGTAAATATACAGATAGATTTTCAAAACTAGGATATGAAGTTATATATAATTTACCTACAGAGGCTTGGAATAAAAAATGGACAAAGGTTATCATTGTAGGAGAAGAAGATGAAATAGATTCACTTGAAGAAAATTTTATAAGGAATTATGGTGACGGAAATATAATAAGAAGTGGTGCTAGATATTTAGAAATAGTTCCTAACAATACATCTAAAGGTAAAGCAATCGAAAAATTAATGGATGTATACAATATAAAATCACAGAATCTTATAACTATTGGTGACAATATGAATGATATTGAGATGATTAAATTAGCTGATTATGGTTTTTGTGTTAGAAGTGGAGCAGAACGATTAATTAATAACTCAAAATTTATAGCACCAAGTAATGATGAAAATGCTATAGATTATGTAATAAAGTGGATTAATAAAAATATAATAAGATAG
- a CDS encoding methyl-accepting chemotaxis protein, which produces MFNNRNRVISEVVNNISRLKLPKENIKIDKAVLDKVKAIHMRLNTGKDKFQDITRLVLNSVIQMSNLDLTLKDKEEKIENVTGEIVELMESVSNTSEILSSTSEEVTAAHTDMTQSISHLSLNSTNLLESIKKSENELLEIKVFSDTAISHSIGMKDDMSNLIHVIENVQNVINAISDISEQTNLLALNASIEAARAGESGRGFAVVAEEIRKLADETKTLTNNMSDFIDAIEAASNKSNSSVDNTVDSLGKLNQNLDSVVKASKDNRERVNNINESITSIAANSEEINTSMDEVATSMRKFDEDIEKLGEDTVALKDISHTLGSVIAPISLMEEDLDNASKIIGTLVNDEYYMITNSLFIETINKAIVAHKNWLQTLNKMVIDREITALQINEHKCGFGHFYYSMKPKNEKVLAIWNDIDEKHKVFHSYGKDIISRLKSNVNDNSVKEIYVKAEQLSVDLINDFKKVINFAEELDSSNSNVYNN; this is translated from the coding sequence ATGTTTAATAATAGAAATAGGGTTATAAGTGAAGTTGTAAATAATATTTCCAGATTAAAGTTACCAAAAGAGAATATAAAAATAGATAAGGCTGTTTTAGATAAAGTTAAAGCAATACATATGAGATTGAATACCGGTAAGGATAAATTTCAAGATATAACTAGATTAGTCTTAAATTCTGTTATTCAGATGAGTAACTTAGATTTAACTTTAAAAGATAAAGAAGAAAAGATAGAAAATGTGACTGGAGAAATAGTGGAATTAATGGAAAGTGTATCTAACACATCTGAAATATTATCTAGTACATCAGAAGAAGTAACGGCAGCACATACTGATATGACACAATCCATATCTCATTTATCATTAAATTCTACAAACTTATTAGAATCTATAAAAAAAAGTGAAAATGAATTATTAGAAATAAAGGTTTTCTCTGATACGGCAATATCTCATTCTATTGGAATGAAAGATGATATGAGTAATTTAATTCATGTAATAGAAAATGTACAAAATGTTATAAATGCTATCAGTGATATATCAGAACAAACTAATCTTTTAGCTTTAAATGCATCAATAGAAGCTGCAAGAGCTGGTGAGAGTGGAAGAGGTTTTGCAGTAGTTGCAGAAGAAATAAGAAAATTAGCAGATGAAACTAAAACTTTAACTAACAATATGTCTGATTTTATAGATGCAATTGAAGCTGCATCTAATAAAAGTAACTCTAGTGTTGATAATACTGTTGATTCTTTAGGGAAGCTAAATCAAAATTTAGATTCAGTTGTAAAAGCAAGTAAAGACAATAGAGAACGTGTTAATAATATAAATGAATCAATAACATCTATTGCAGCTAATAGTGAAGAAATAAATACTTCAATGGACGAGGTAGCAACTAGTATGAGAAAGTTTGATGAAGATATTGAAAAATTAGGTGAGGATACGGTAGCATTAAAAGATATAAGCCATACATTAGGAAGTGTTATAGCTCCTATAAGTTTAATGGAAGAAGATTTAGATAATGCATCAAAAATTATAGGAACTTTAGTTAATGATGAGTATTATATGATAACTAATAGCTTGTTTATAGAAACAATCAATAAGGCAATAGTTGCACATAAAAATTGGTTACAAACTTTAAATAAAATGGTTATTGATAGAGAGATAACAGCACTTCAAATAAATGAACACAAGTGTGGATTTGGACATTTTTATTACTCTATGAAACCTAAAAATGAAAAAGTATTAGCAATTTGGAATGACATAGATGAAAAGCATAAAGTATTTCATTCATATGGAAAAGACATAATATCAAGATTAAAATCAAATGTTAATGATAATTCTGTAAAAGAAATCTATGTTAAAGCAGAACAACTCTCTGTTGATTTAATTAATGATTTTAAAAAAGTAATAAATTTTGCTGAAGAATTAGATTCTTCTAATAGTAACGTATATAATAATTAA
- a CDS encoding SDR family NAD(P)-dependent oxidoreductase, which yields MRKYTLITGGTEGIGLELAKLFAKDKYNLVIVARNTDKLLQVKKLIESEYKVNVETISVDLSIHSSSKKIFEFVDKKNISVDYLINNAGIGSFGFFHKGECGFEENLININIISLTNLTKYFLEKMIEKNHGGIMNVASTAAFIGGPKMAMYYSSKAYVLSLTEALHEEVKDLGIRVSCVCPGPVKTSFQSKAGIKKSEKAKKYLMDAEKVAKIAYEGFFKGKAIIIPGYKNKLLVWGTKLLPRSISRKIILKNNA from the coding sequence TTGAGAAAATATACGTTGATAACAGGTGGAACGGAAGGAATAGGGTTAGAATTAGCGAAATTATTTGCTAAAGATAAATATAATTTGGTTATAGTAGCAAGGAATACTGATAAGTTATTGCAAGTTAAAAAGCTTATAGAAAGTGAATATAAAGTAAATGTTGAAACAATTTCTGTAGATTTATCTATCCACAGTTCTTCTAAAAAAATATTTGAATTTGTGGATAAAAAAAATATATCTGTGGATTATTTAATAAATAATGCTGGAATTGGATCATTTGGATTTTTTCATAAAGGTGAATGTGGTTTTGAAGAGAATTTAATAAATATAAACATAATATCTCTTACAAATCTAACAAAATACTTTTTAGAAAAAATGATAGAGAAAAATCATGGTGGAATAATGAATGTGGCTTCAACAGCTGCATTTATAGGCGGACCCAAAATGGCAATGTATTATTCCAGCAAAGCTTATGTACTTTCATTAACTGAAGCTTTGCATGAAGAAGTAAAAGATTTAGGAATAAGGGTAAGTTGTGTGTGTCCTGGACCTGTAAAAACATCTTTTCAAAGTAAAGCTGGAATAAAGAAGTCTGAAAAAGCTAAAAAATATTTGATGGATGCAGAGAAAGTAGCGAAAATAGCATATGAAGGATTTTTTAAAGGAAAAGCTATTATAATTCCAGGCTATAAAAATAAATTATTAGTATGGGGAACAAAACTACTTCCAAGATCAATAAGCAGGAAGATAATATTAAAAAATAATGCTTAA